The following nucleotide sequence is from Halorussus caseinilyticus.
CGCGGCCTACGGCGACCCCCGGCCCTACGCGTGGGGGAACCTGCAGGTCGAACCCAACTTCACCTACTTCCTCGACGTGGCCGACCGGAGCGCCGAGGAGGTCCGAAAGTCGTTCTCCAAGAGCCTTCGCCGGGACATCAGGGACGCCGAGGACCTCGACGTGACCGTCGAGACGGAGGGACTGGAGGGTGCCCGCGACGTGTTCCGGGCGACCAGAGAGCGCTACGCCGAACAGGACGAACCCTTCCCGCTGACGTGGCCCTACGTCCGGGACCTCTTCGAGGCGCTCGCCGACGACGACCGGGCGCGGGCCTACGTCGCCCGCGATTCCTCGGGCGAGTACCTCTCGGGCATCACGGCGCTGTACTCCAACGACCACGCCTACTTCTGGCAGGGCGGCGCGAAGGCCATCTACGAGGGCACCGCGGTCAACAGCCTCATCCACTGGCGACTCATCGAGGACCTCGTTTCGGACCCGCCGGTCGAGTCGGTCACGAACTACGACCTGATGGGCGCGAACACCGAGCGACTCTGCCGGTACAAGGCCAAGTTCGGCGCGGACCTCGTGCCCTACTACGTCGTGGAGTCGTCGGGCGCGGCGATGAACGTCGCCAAGCGAGCGTACAAGTTGGTACAGTGAGCTTCCCGGCGGGGTGAGTAGTCGCGGAGCCGAACTGTTTCTCCGAGTGGAGCGGCTTACCGAATCGGCCGTCGAGCCGTTTCGTCCCACTGCTCCGTTTCGCCGGTTCAACGAGCGAATTACAAAGGTCGAACCTCGCTAACGTCGCGGGCAGAGAGGTCCGAGCGGACCACCGAGACCAATGAGAGTGCTGAGCGTGACCGCGAACGTGCCGGGGTTCTACCGGCGGGAGAGTGACGCATTGTCGGAGTTAGGTGTCGAGCGGACCACGCTCGAAGTGCCCGGAGACGCCGAGACCGGCCGGTCGGTCGTGGACTACCTCCGGTTCGTCCCGGAGGTGCTGGCCGAGTCCACGCGCGACTACGACCTCGTTCACGCGAACTACGGACTGACGGCCCCGGCCGCACTCGCGCAGATTCGGCTTC
It contains:
- a CDS encoding GNAT family N-acetyltransferase; the encoded protein is MRVEQLELSEWESALPSDGFEVFHRPGALEVVANHADAEMKLFGGFKGQQPIALLPVFVQQKSVGTAVTSPPPSMGIPRLGPILMPTSPKRRKQEKVNNEFTEKVLQQVGTDLELDQRLAAAGVESPMAERMLDTLDVDSRLTLFRMECNAAYGDPRPYAWGNLQVEPNFTYFLDVADRSAEEVRKSFSKSLRRDIRDAEDLDVTVETEGLEGARDVFRATRERYAEQDEPFPLTWPYVRDLFEALADDDRARAYVARDSSGEYLSGITALYSNDHAYFWQGGAKAIYEGTAVNSLIHWRLIEDLVSDPPVESVTNYDLMGANTERLCRYKAKFGADLVPYYVVESSGAAMNVAKRAYKLVQ